In one window of Fusobacteria bacterium ZRK30 DNA:
- a CDS encoding DeoR/GlpR family DNA-binding transcription regulator, with amino-acid sequence MLVEERKEKIIQILEKDGNIKVSHLTKLFNVSLQTIRRDLETLEADDIIKKVYGGAILNKDKIQEIAHSTREKQSLMEKEEIAEIAVKLIEEGDSIALNDSTTNLAIAKKLKGKFKKLTIISNSLLIITELSSVEGFNVILPGGILNIKEQAFFGDITKKILDEFIIDKAFISVSGFSLRTGITDYPLEEVQIQKKLLEISQKSIILADSSKLESTSLIKVRDISDVDILVTDSNISSEIKNIYEKAGIGIISQ; translated from the coding sequence GTGTTAGTTGAAGAACGTAAGGAAAAGATAATACAAATACTAGAAAAAGATGGAAACATAAAGGTCTCTCATCTGACCAAACTTTTTAATGTTTCCTTGCAGACAATTAGAAGAGATTTAGAGACTTTAGAAGCTGATGATATCATAAAAAAAGTTTATGGAGGAGCTATCTTGAATAAAGACAAGATTCAGGAGATTGCTCACTCTACCAGAGAAAAACAATCTTTAATGGAAAAAGAAGAGATTGCTGAAATCGCTGTAAAATTAATAGAGGAAGGGGATTCCATAGCTTTAAATGATAGTACCACCAACCTTGCAATAGCAAAAAAGTTAAAAGGGAAGTTTAAAAAATTAACTATTATCTCAAATTCTCTGCTCATTATTACCGAACTTTCCAGTGTAGAAGGATTTAATGTTATCCTGCCTGGGGGAATATTAAACATAAAAGAACAGGCATTTTTTGGAGATATAACAAAAAAAATACTGGATGAATTTATAATAGATAAGGCTTTTATCAGTGTAAGTGGTTTTTCTCTGCGAACTGGTATAACAGATTATCCCTTGGAAGAAGTTCAGATTCAGAAAAAACTTCTAGAGATAAGCCAGAAATCTATTATTCTTGCTGACAGCAGTAAGTTAGAGTCCACATCCCTTATTAAGGTGAGAGACATCTCAGATGTGGATATTCTGGTGACTGACTCAAATATTTCTTCTGAAATCAAGAATATTTATGAGAAGGCAGGGATCGGCATAATAAGTCAATAG
- a CDS encoding cation diffusion facilitator family transporter → MREKKILWIIIFNLIIIFSEILFGIISNSFALIADALHNAGDVIAIVITYIALKLGTKQTTFKYTFGFLRSEMMAAFVNTLFLSITMIYMIYQAIYRFFNPEIIEPLYMIIVGTIAVIANGISAYLLNTMKISTHAHHEHHHEHGDANIKSAYLHMLSDALISVGVVTAGVFIYFFKIYYIDSILTIIFSLYILRHSYPLLKKSFLSLMDTNIIDISPDELDKVIKIDDNIIEYHDLHIYKPSSRYNFISFHIVLKNNNLILKEIEEITGKIKHNLKKYDFNHILIQVDTDIHIKHKINCELKE, encoded by the coding sequence ATGAGAGAGAAAAAAATACTTTGGATCATAATCTTTAACTTAATAATTATATTTTCCGAGATCTTATTCGGAATAATCTCAAATTCATTTGCATTGATAGCAGATGCACTTCATAATGCCGGAGATGTTATTGCCATAGTGATCACTTATATTGCGTTAAAATTAGGTACAAAACAGACCACCTTTAAGTATACTTTTGGATTTTTACGATCTGAGATGATGGCAGCCTTTGTAAATACCCTGTTTTTATCTATAACGATGATCTATATGATCTATCAGGCAATCTACAGGTTTTTTAATCCGGAAATCATAGAACCTCTCTATATGATAATTGTGGGAACCATTGCAGTAATTGCAAATGGTATCAGTGCTTATCTTCTAAATACCATGAAGATCTCTACCCATGCTCATCATGAACATCATCACGAACATGGAGATGCAAATATTAAGTCAGCTTATCTACACATGCTCAGTGACGCTCTCATCTCAGTAGGAGTTGTAACAGCCGGTGTTTTTATTTATTTTTTTAAGATCTACTATATTGACTCTATCTTGACTATTATTTTTTCACTCTACATCCTGCGTCACTCCTACCCATTATTAAAGAAAAGTTTTTTATCCCTCATGGATACAAATATTATAGATATCTCTCCAGATGAACTGGATAAAGTCATTAAAATTGATGATAACATCATCGAATATCATGATTTACATATCTATAAACCCAGCTCAAGATATAATTTTATCTCATTTCATATAGTTTTAAAAAATAATAATTTAATTTTAAAGGAAATAGAGGAGATCACTGGTAAGATTAAACACAACTTAAAAAAATATGATTTTAATCACATACTGATCCAGGTAGACACAGACATCCACATAAAACATAAAATTAATTGTGAATTAAAGGAGTAA